In the Arthrobacter zhaoxinii genome, one interval contains:
- a CDS encoding tRNA (adenine-N1)-methyltransferase — protein MNSENQEQPTAAAPHGAEIRRGPLRPGERVQLTDEKGRRNTITLTEGGAFHTHRGYLQHDTVIGLPEGSVVTNTAGHQYQILRPLLSDFVLSMPRGAAVVYPKDAAQIVTMADIYPGARVVEAGVGSGALSISLLRAVGDHGSLHSYERREEFAQIARGNVETFFGGPHPAWDITLGDFQDEVVKTQEPGSVDRVVLDMLAPWECTDAVATVLAPGGVWISYVATVTQLSRTAEAIRADGRFTEPDGWESMVRGWHLEGLAVRPDHRMVAHTGFLLTARRLAEGATGLVAKRRASKTNFSEEDLNAWTPAAVGEREVSAHKLRRAAKDASSTVQRGALENAEKFQQETDTP, from the coding sequence ATGAACTCCGAAAACCAGGAGCAGCCCACCGCTGCTGCACCCCACGGCGCCGAGATCCGCAGGGGTCCGCTGCGGCCCGGGGAACGGGTCCAGCTGACCGATGAAAAGGGCCGCCGCAACACCATTACCCTGACGGAAGGCGGCGCCTTCCACACCCACCGCGGGTACCTGCAGCATGACACCGTCATCGGGCTGCCCGAAGGATCCGTGGTCACCAACACCGCCGGCCACCAGTACCAGATCCTGCGCCCGCTGCTCTCCGATTTCGTCCTCTCGATGCCGCGCGGTGCCGCCGTCGTCTACCCCAAGGACGCGGCCCAGATCGTCACCATGGCGGACATCTACCCGGGCGCCCGCGTGGTGGAGGCCGGCGTCGGCTCCGGCGCGCTGAGCATCTCGCTGCTGCGTGCCGTCGGTGACCACGGCAGCCTGCACTCCTACGAACGCCGCGAGGAATTCGCGCAGATCGCCCGCGGCAACGTGGAAACCTTCTTCGGCGGACCGCACCCCGCTTGGGACATCACCCTCGGAGACTTCCAGGACGAAGTAGTGAAGACGCAGGAGCCGGGCAGCGTGGACCGCGTGGTCCTGGACATGCTCGCCCCGTGGGAGTGCACCGACGCCGTAGCCACCGTGCTCGCGCCGGGAGGGGTGTGGATCTCGTACGTGGCCACCGTGACCCAGCTCTCCCGCACCGCGGAAGCCATCCGCGCCGACGGCCGCTTCACCGAGCCGGACGGCTGGGAGTCCATGGTCCGCGGCTGGCACCTCGAGGGCCTGGCCGTGCGCCCGGACCACCGCATGGTGGCCCACACCGGCTTCCTCCTGACCGCCCGCCGCCTGGCTGAAGGTGCCACCGGGCTCGTCGCCAAGCGCCGGGCTTCGAAAACCAACTTCAGCGAAGAGGACCTCAACGCGTGGACTCCCGCGGCCGTGGGAGAGCGGGAAGTCTCCGCCCACAAGCTGCGCCGTGCGGCTAAGGATGCAAGCTCCACCGTGCAGCGCGGAGCCCTCGAAAACGCCGAGAAATTCCAGCAGGAGACCGATACCCCATAG
- the arc gene encoding proteasome ATPase yields MAEPENAGTGTGGSRPASAAAVTGTEARQLNVLRDKLRNLDRQLAALTHNNARLVAMLETAKAEIIRLKDALENEGATPFSFGTVIAVNQRRDAVPGVTTIAAAQESLDIIQSGRKLRVAVSPLLDLGQIVPGQEVLLNESLTVIAALGFERAGELFTVKELLDPDRVLVIGRADDERVVRLNGPLGREKVRVGDALTVDTRIGYALEKIPRSEVENLVLEEVPDISYADIGGLGPQIEQIRDAVELPFMHPDLYREHGLKPPKGILLYGPPGCGKTLIAKAVAHALAARVMEQTGTLGARSYFLNIKGPELLDKYVGETERHIRLIFGRAREKASDGSPVVVFFDEMDSLFRTRGTGVSSDVETTIVPQLLSEIDGVEKLENVIVIGASNREDMIDPAILRPGRLDVKIKIQRPDAEGAAEIFAKYLTPDLPLHRDDLAEHGYDPVETVNDMVRRTVEKMYAEDKANEYLEVTYANGDTEMLYFKDFNSGAVIQNVVDRAKKYAIKDLLQLHQRGLRIEHLMRAVVDEFREHEDMPNTTNPDDWARISGKKGERITYIRTIVQGKAGQEPGRTIETAANPGQYL; encoded by the coding sequence ATGGCTGAACCCGAAAACGCAGGGACCGGGACCGGGGGATCCCGGCCCGCGTCCGCAGCGGCCGTAACAGGCACCGAGGCACGCCAACTGAACGTCCTGAGGGACAAACTTCGAAATCTGGACCGGCAGCTTGCTGCCCTTACCCACAACAACGCCCGGCTCGTGGCCATGCTGGAGACCGCGAAAGCTGAGATCATCCGGTTGAAGGACGCCCTGGAAAACGAGGGCGCCACGCCCTTCAGCTTCGGGACGGTGATCGCCGTGAACCAGCGCCGCGACGCAGTTCCCGGCGTCACCACCATCGCGGCTGCCCAGGAAAGCCTGGACATCATCCAGTCCGGCCGCAAGCTCCGCGTGGCGGTGTCACCCCTCCTGGACCTGGGACAGATTGTCCCGGGCCAGGAGGTGCTGCTGAACGAATCCCTCACCGTCATTGCCGCCCTCGGGTTCGAACGCGCCGGAGAACTGTTCACGGTGAAGGAACTCCTGGACCCGGACCGGGTGCTGGTGATCGGACGGGCCGACGACGAACGCGTGGTCCGGCTCAACGGCCCCCTGGGCCGGGAAAAGGTCCGGGTGGGGGACGCCCTCACCGTGGACACCCGCATCGGTTACGCGCTGGAGAAGATCCCGCGCAGCGAAGTGGAGAACCTGGTCCTGGAAGAAGTGCCGGACATCTCCTACGCGGACATCGGCGGCCTCGGCCCGCAGATCGAACAGATCCGTGACGCCGTCGAACTGCCGTTTATGCACCCCGACCTCTACCGTGAGCACGGGCTGAAGCCGCCCAAGGGCATCCTGCTCTACGGCCCTCCCGGCTGCGGCAAGACGCTGATCGCCAAGGCCGTGGCACACGCCCTGGCGGCACGGGTGATGGAGCAGACCGGCACGCTCGGCGCCCGCAGCTACTTCCTGAACATCAAGGGTCCCGAGCTGCTGGACAAGTACGTGGGGGAGACCGAACGCCACATCCGGCTGATTTTCGGCCGTGCCCGGGAGAAGGCCTCCGACGGCAGCCCCGTGGTGGTGTTCTTCGATGAAATGGACTCGCTGTTCCGCACCCGCGGCACCGGGGTGTCCTCCGACGTCGAAACCACCATTGTTCCGCAGCTGCTCAGCGAGATCGACGGCGTGGAGAAGCTGGAGAACGTGATTGTCATCGGCGCTTCCAACCGCGAGGACATGATCGATCCGGCCATCCTGCGTCCGGGCCGCCTGGACGTGAAGATCAAGATCCAGCGGCCCGATGCCGAGGGCGCGGCGGAGATCTTCGCCAAGTACCTGACCCCGGACCTGCCGCTGCACAGGGATGACCTGGCCGAGCACGGCTATGATCCGGTGGAAACGGTCAACGACATGGTCCGGCGCACGGTGGAGAAGATGTACGCCGAGGACAAGGCCAACGAATACCTGGAGGTCACTTACGCCAACGGCGACACCGAGATGCTCTACTTCAAGGACTTCAACTCCGGGGCCGTCATCCAGAACGTGGTGGACCGGGCCAAGAAGTACGCCATCAAGGACCTGCTGCAGCTGCACCAGCGCGGCCTGCGCATTGAACACCTGATGCGCGCCGTCGTGGATGAATTCCGCGAGCACGAGGACATGCCCAACACCACCAATCCGGACGACTGGGCACGGATCTCCGGGAAGAAGGGCGAGCGGATCACCTACATCCGCACCATCGTCCAGGGCAAGGCAGGCCAGGAACCGGGCCGGACCATCGAAACCGCCGCCAACCCGGGGCAGTATCTGTGA
- the dop gene encoding depupylase/deamidase Dop produces MGTETEYGVLAPSLPSANATVLSSQIVNAYAATLRTGAGNLSGTRWDYTDEAPLNDARGFAVPRAAADPTSLTDEPPVLDAEQIAMEGGGPAALYGEQTQDNPVLMNMVLGNGARLYVDHAHPEYSSPEVTRPRDAVLWDKAGDAVVLAAMRHIARMPGFAPVHLYKNNTDNKGVSYGSHENYLVPRSVPFGALASGLVPFFVSRQVIAGSGRVGIGTNNQRQGFQLSQRADFFETEVGLETTIRRPIINTRDEPHAVAEKYRRLHVIIGDANLSEVSALLKIGTTSLVLSMIEAGTAPAVELRDPVGALQAISHDPSLEQLVELTDGRMVTGLDLQEIYFEAAAAHSRAGGETDPDTEDILARWSGLLGTLKRDPLEAAASVDWVAKLKLLQAYRERDGLAWSDARLHLVDLQYSDMRPEKGLYYRLAARGQMERVLTDEEIARAVTSPPDDTRAYFRGNCLTRFPKEVIGASWDSIIFELPSRRRLQRIPTREPLRGTRALTEELFNASADAEDFVTRLLTGSDTAVAP; encoded by the coding sequence ATGGGGACGGAAACCGAGTACGGCGTCCTCGCTCCGTCCCTGCCGTCCGCCAACGCCACCGTGCTCTCCAGCCAGATCGTCAACGCCTATGCCGCTACTCTGCGGACCGGTGCAGGCAACCTGTCCGGGACCCGCTGGGACTATACGGACGAGGCACCGCTGAATGACGCCCGGGGATTTGCCGTTCCCCGGGCTGCGGCGGATCCCACCTCCCTTACGGACGAACCGCCGGTGCTGGACGCGGAACAGATCGCCATGGAGGGCGGCGGCCCGGCCGCACTCTACGGAGAGCAGACGCAGGACAATCCGGTGCTGATGAACATGGTCCTGGGCAACGGTGCACGCCTGTATGTGGACCACGCCCATCCCGAGTATTCCTCGCCCGAAGTGACCCGGCCGCGCGATGCGGTGCTGTGGGACAAGGCGGGGGATGCAGTGGTGCTGGCCGCCATGCGGCACATTGCCAGGATGCCCGGGTTCGCGCCCGTGCATCTGTACAAGAACAACACCGACAACAAGGGTGTTTCGTACGGGTCCCATGAGAACTACCTCGTTCCCCGCAGCGTCCCTTTCGGAGCCCTTGCCAGCGGGCTCGTGCCGTTCTTCGTGTCGCGGCAGGTCATTGCCGGGTCCGGCCGGGTGGGCATCGGTACCAACAACCAGCGGCAGGGCTTCCAGCTGAGCCAGCGGGCGGATTTCTTCGAAACGGAAGTGGGACTGGAAACCACCATCCGCCGTCCGATCATCAATACCCGGGATGAGCCGCATGCAGTGGCGGAAAAGTACCGGCGCCTGCACGTGATCATCGGGGACGCGAACCTCAGCGAGGTGTCCGCCCTGCTGAAAATCGGCACCACGTCGCTGGTGCTGTCCATGATCGAAGCCGGCACCGCCCCCGCCGTCGAGCTCCGCGACCCGGTGGGCGCGCTGCAGGCCATCAGCCACGACCCGTCACTGGAGCAGCTGGTGGAGCTGACCGACGGACGGATGGTCACGGGCCTGGACCTGCAGGAGATCTACTTCGAAGCGGCTGCGGCCCACTCCCGGGCCGGCGGCGAAACGGATCCGGACACCGAAGACATCCTGGCCCGCTGGTCCGGGCTGCTGGGCACCCTGAAGCGGGATCCGCTGGAGGCCGCCGCTTCCGTGGACTGGGTGGCCAAGCTGAAACTGCTGCAGGCCTACCGCGAGCGCGACGGGCTGGCCTGGTCCGATGCAAGGCTGCACCTGGTGGATCTGCAGTACTCCGACATGCGGCCCGAGAAGGGTCTGTACTACCGCTTGGCGGCCCGGGGGCAGATGGAACGGGTGCTCACCGATGAGGAGATTGCCCGTGCCGTCACCTCCCCGCCGGATGACACCCGTGCCTACTTCCGGGGGAACTGCCTCACCCGCTTCCCGAAGGAAGTGATCGGGGCGAGCTGGGATTCGATCATCTTCGAATTACCCTCCCGCCGGAGGCTCCAGCGGATCCCCACCCGGGAACCGCTCCGCGGAACCCGGGCACTGACCGAGGAACTTTTCAACGCTTCGGCCGATGCGGAGGATTTTGTCACCAGACTCCTGACCGGTTCCGACACCGCCGTGGCACCATAG
- a CDS encoding ubiquitin-like protein Pup, whose translation MATQDRRNTGTHPVEEEETEAVPPPAAEAEASTETEGVDDLLDEIDGVLESNAEEFVRGFIQKGGQ comes from the coding sequence ATGGCAACCCAGGACCGCAGAAACACCGGAACGCATCCCGTTGAAGAAGAGGAAACCGAGGCCGTCCCGCCCCCCGCAGCCGAAGCGGAGGCCTCTACCGAGACCGAGGGCGTGGACGACCTGCTGGACGAGATCGACGGCGTGCTGGAGAGCAACGCCGAGGAGTTCGTCCGCGGCTTCATCCAGAAGGGCGGTCAGTAA
- the prcB gene encoding proteasome subunit beta: MAPRDPADSIHQAPSSSFTDHLTRHRPELLPSSRSLGPASNGSAAELAPQATTIVSLTYAGGVLMAGDRRATMGNMIASRHIKKVFPADHFSVLGIAGTAGLALDMIRLFQVELEHYEKIEGTPMSLDGKSNRLAAMVRSNLPLALQGLAVVPLFAGFDTQRRTGRLFSYDVTGGRYEEYEHHSVGSGSVFARGALKKLWQPNLDEEDAVRVAVESLYDAADDDSATGGPDMVRRLWPVVYVVNSAGNREIPERELQQLSRDLISRRTAAGLEA, from the coding sequence ATGGCCCCCCGGGACCCTGCCGACTCCATTCATCAAGCCCCGTCTTCTTCCTTTACCGACCATCTCACCCGCCACCGCCCGGAACTGCTGCCCTCCTCCCGGTCCCTGGGACCGGCGTCGAACGGTTCCGCGGCGGAGCTGGCACCGCAGGCCACCACCATTGTTTCCCTCACCTACGCGGGGGGAGTGCTGATGGCAGGGGACCGGCGGGCCACGATGGGCAACATGATTGCCAGCCGGCATATCAAGAAGGTCTTCCCGGCGGACCATTTCTCCGTGCTGGGCATCGCCGGAACGGCGGGGCTCGCACTGGACATGATCCGGCTGTTCCAGGTGGAACTGGAGCACTACGAAAAAATCGAAGGCACACCCATGAGCCTGGACGGCAAGTCCAACCGGCTCGCGGCGATGGTGCGCTCGAATCTTCCGCTGGCCCTGCAGGGGCTGGCCGTGGTGCCGCTGTTCGCCGGGTTCGACACCCAGCGGCGGACCGGCCGGCTCTTTTCCTACGACGTCACCGGGGGCCGGTATGAGGAGTACGAGCACCACAGCGTCGGCTCCGGCTCGGTGTTCGCACGCGGTGCCCTGAAGAAGCTCTGGCAGCCGAACCTGGACGAGGAGGATGCGGTCCGGGTGGCCGTGGAGTCCCTCTACGACGCGGCCGACGACGACTCGGCCACGGGCGGCCCGGACATGGTGCGCCGGCTCTGGCCGGTGGTCTATGTGGTCAACAGTGCAGGCAACCGGGAGATCCCCGAGCGGGAACTGCAGCAGCTGTCCCGTGACCTGATCTCAAGGCGCACCGCCGCCGGACTGGAGGCGTAG
- the prcA gene encoding proteasome subunit alpha, producing the protein MTQQFYVSPEQLMKDRADFARKGIARGRSVVVLTCRDGIALVAENPSPSLHKLSEIYDRIGFAAVGKYNEFESLRQAGIRFADVRGYSYSRDDVSARGLASVYAQSLGSVFTTEGKPFEVELAVAEVGEDPYSDRLYRLNFDGSIADESNYTVMGGQAEIVNEALSRSWNQDADFASAVRTAVKALSATRSAEGSGNGQAAEPLGAGLLEVAVLDRDPLSTRGTVRAFRRINTVELDRLLSSAEGD; encoded by the coding sequence GTGACCCAGCAGTTTTATGTCTCACCCGAACAGCTGATGAAGGACCGGGCGGACTTCGCCCGGAAAGGCATCGCCCGGGGACGCTCGGTGGTGGTCCTGACCTGCCGCGACGGCATCGCCCTCGTGGCGGAGAACCCTTCACCCTCCCTCCACAAGCTCAGCGAAATCTACGACCGGATCGGTTTCGCCGCCGTCGGGAAGTACAACGAATTCGAGTCCCTGCGCCAGGCGGGCATCCGGTTCGCCGATGTACGCGGGTACTCCTATTCCCGCGACGACGTCTCGGCGCGGGGCCTGGCCAGTGTGTACGCGCAGAGCCTGGGCTCGGTGTTCACCACCGAGGGGAAACCGTTCGAAGTAGAGCTTGCCGTAGCGGAGGTGGGGGAGGACCCGTATTCGGACCGCCTGTACCGGCTGAACTTCGACGGCTCCATCGCGGACGAAAGCAATTACACGGTGATGGGCGGCCAGGCTGAAATCGTCAACGAAGCGCTCAGCCGGAGCTGGAACCAGGACGCGGATTTCGCGTCCGCCGTCCGCACGGCCGTCAAGGCACTCTCAGCCACGCGGTCGGCAGAAGGTTCCGGCAACGGACAGGCGGCGGAACCACTGGGAGCCGGGCTGCTGGAAGTAGCCGTCCTGGACCGGGATCCGCTGTCCACCCGCGGCACCGTGAGGGCATTCCGCAGGATAAACACCGTTGAGCTGGACCGTCTGTTGTCCAGCGCGGAAGGAGACTGA
- the pafA gene encoding Pup--protein ligase codes for MDRRIYGVETEFGIAYSGPDSRPLSPEEVARYLFRKVVSWGRSSNVFLTNGSRLYLDVGSHPEYATAECDDLAQLVAHDRAGELILEDLVEEAEDRLKAEGFNGSVYLFKNNTDSAGNSYGSHENYLIPRRLEFSRLADILIPFLVTRQLLVGAGKVLKTQSGSLYAFSQRADHIWEGVSSATTRSRPIINTRDEPHADAEHYRRLHVIAGDSNMSETTMLLKAGSVDLMLRMIEAGVLMRDLRLENPIRSIRETSHDLSGRQPLKLANGSTMTPLDLQRIYLQRAMDFVAANGEHNRHVGRVLNLWQRTLDAIESGDHAGIDTEVDWAIKKKLVDRVSERHGLEMSSPRLAQVDLTYHDISRRRGLFYLLQARGETARVVEDSDIKEAVDQPPQTTRAKLRGDFVRRAKAANRDFTVDWVHLKLNDRAQQTVLCKDPFASVDERVEALLSTL; via the coding sequence ATGGACCGCAGGATCTACGGGGTGGAAACCGAATTCGGCATCGCCTACTCCGGACCCGATTCACGTCCCCTTTCCCCCGAGGAAGTAGCCCGCTACCTGTTCCGCAAGGTTGTCAGCTGGGGCCGCTCCTCCAACGTTTTCCTGACCAACGGCTCACGCCTGTATCTCGATGTGGGATCGCACCCCGAGTACGCCACCGCCGAGTGTGACGATCTGGCGCAGCTGGTGGCGCACGACCGCGCGGGGGAGCTCATCCTCGAGGACCTGGTGGAGGAAGCGGAAGACCGGCTGAAGGCCGAAGGGTTCAACGGCAGCGTCTATCTCTTCAAGAACAACACCGATTCCGCCGGCAACTCCTACGGCAGCCACGAAAACTACCTCATCCCGCGCAGGCTCGAATTCTCCCGGCTGGCGGACATCCTTATTCCCTTCCTGGTCACCCGCCAGCTCCTGGTCGGGGCAGGCAAGGTCCTCAAGACCCAGTCCGGGTCCCTTTACGCGTTCTCCCAGCGGGCGGACCACATCTGGGAGGGTGTGTCCTCCGCAACCACCCGCTCCCGGCCCATCATCAACACCCGGGACGAGCCGCACGCCGACGCCGAGCATTACCGCCGCCTGCATGTGATTGCCGGCGACTCGAACATGTCCGAGACCACCATGCTCCTCAAGGCCGGTTCCGTGGACCTGATGCTCCGGATGATCGAGGCCGGCGTGCTGATGCGGGACCTCCGCCTGGAGAACCCGATCCGGAGCATCAGGGAAACCTCCCACGACCTTTCGGGCCGGCAGCCGCTGAAACTGGCCAACGGGTCCACCATGACACCGCTGGACCTGCAGCGGATCTACCTGCAGCGGGCCATGGACTTCGTGGCTGCAAACGGCGAGCACAACCGGCATGTCGGCCGGGTCCTGAACCTGTGGCAACGGACCCTGGACGCCATTGAATCCGGCGACCATGCGGGCATCGACACCGAGGTCGACTGGGCGATCAAGAAGAAACTGGTGGACCGCGTCAGCGAGCGGCACGGACTCGAAATGTCCTCCCCGCGGCTGGCCCAGGTGGACCTGACCTATCACGACATTTCGCGGCGCCGCGGATTGTTCTATCTGCTGCAGGCCCGGGGGGAAACGGCCCGCGTGGTCGAGGACAGCGACATCAAGGAAGCCGTGGACCAGCCGCCGCAGACCACCCGGGCCAAACTGCGCGGCGACTTTGTCCGCCGGGCCAAGGCCGCCAACCGGGACTTCACGGTGGACTGGGTCCACCTCAAGCTCAACGACCGTGCCCAGCAGACGGTGTTGTGCAAGGATCCGTTCGCCTCCGTGGACGAGCGGGTAGAGGCGCTGCTGTCCACTCTCTGA
- a CDS encoding FKBP-type peptidyl-prolyl cis-trans isomerase, with amino-acid sequence MRKVLAILLPFLLFLTACSGGDSDKAAGQEGVFDSVKVTVKDQETPPEVEFDAPLDITEGAAKVVHTGDGEPVAEGQSVSFKFVALNADDASVLGDTYAQDAVTLAVNDSLKEQDPALYEVLLGTKVGSQVAYAFPDAQAEAGSGDEPTQVMILNLLSAVDTVPTLTPDEAAARNEDGTLLMSSEDVQALEADGKLPEVKFAEDGTPSITVPEGAEEPDRLIVKVLEEGDGPVLESTGTVVADYLGVGLRDGETFDSSYERGEPAEFPLANVVSGWTYGLAGQKAGSKVLLVLPSELAYGDPSSGGSPSGPLVFVVDIKEVK; translated from the coding sequence GTGCGTAAAGTACTAGCCATTCTCCTGCCTTTCCTGCTGTTCCTGACCGCATGTTCCGGCGGCGACTCCGACAAGGCGGCCGGCCAGGAAGGTGTTTTTGATTCCGTGAAGGTCACGGTCAAGGACCAGGAAACACCCCCTGAGGTTGAATTCGATGCACCCCTGGACATCACTGAAGGCGCAGCCAAGGTAGTCCACACCGGCGACGGGGAACCGGTTGCCGAAGGCCAGAGCGTCAGCTTCAAATTCGTCGCGCTGAACGCCGACGATGCCAGTGTCCTGGGCGACACCTACGCCCAGGACGCGGTGACGCTGGCGGTAAATGATTCGCTCAAGGAACAGGACCCGGCCCTGTATGAGGTTCTGCTGGGCACCAAGGTCGGCTCCCAGGTCGCTTATGCCTTCCCTGATGCCCAGGCTGAAGCCGGCAGCGGCGACGAGCCTACCCAGGTGATGATCCTGAACCTCCTCAGCGCCGTGGACACCGTCCCGACGCTTACTCCGGATGAAGCAGCCGCCCGGAATGAGGACGGCACCCTGCTGATGAGCAGCGAAGACGTTCAGGCCTTGGAGGCCGACGGCAAGCTTCCCGAGGTCAAGTTCGCTGAAGACGGCACCCCGTCCATCACCGTTCCCGAAGGTGCCGAGGAACCGGACCGCCTGATCGTGAAGGTCCTTGAAGAAGGCGACGGTCCGGTGCTCGAATCCACCGGCACGGTTGTAGCCGACTACCTCGGTGTCGGCCTGCGGGACGGCGAGACGTTCGACTCCAGCTACGAGCGCGGCGAGCCTGCCGAATTCCCCCTCGCCAACGTCGTCTCCGGCTGGACCTACGGGCTGGCCGGCCAGAAGGCCGGTTCCAAGGTCCTGCTGGTCCTGCCGTCCGAGCTGGCTTACGGTGACCCCTCCTCCGGCGGCAGCCCCTCCGGTCCGCTGGTCTTCGTCGTGGACATCAAGGAAGTCAAGTAG
- a CDS encoding FKBP-type peptidyl-prolyl cis-trans isomerase — translation MSFGKREYDRQKPEIDFPAHDAPTDLVIEDLVVGDGQEVKAGDTVSTHYVGVAFSTGEEFDASWNRGTPLDFRVGVGQVIQGWDQGLLGMKVGGRRRLEIPSSMAYGDRGAGSAVAPGESLIFVVDLLGVR, via the coding sequence ATGTCATTCGGAAAGCGTGAATACGACCGCCAGAAGCCGGAAATTGATTTCCCGGCCCACGACGCACCCACCGACCTCGTCATTGAGGACCTTGTGGTCGGCGACGGCCAGGAAGTCAAGGCCGGAGACACGGTTTCCACCCACTACGTGGGCGTAGCCTTCTCCACCGGCGAGGAGTTCGACGCGTCCTGGAACCGGGGCACGCCCCTGGACTTCCGGGTGGGCGTTGGCCAGGTCATCCAGGGCTGGGACCAAGGACTGCTGGGCATGAAGGTCGGCGGCCGCCGCCGGCTGGAAATTCCCTCCTCCATGGCCTACGGCGACCGCGGCGCCGGTTCCGCCGTGGCCCCGGGCGAGTCCCTGATCTTCGTTGTGGATCTGCTCGGCGTCCGCTGA